Proteins encoded by one window of Chthoniobacterales bacterium:
- a CDS encoding GspE/PulE family protein, whose product MPLNDDYVVDILLEAGLVTRPQIQEARDQAAGGNITEELVKAGLVTHEDVSRTLAANSGMEFVSLAQITVPPNITGILTPIDARRYQAIPIAERDDAVTIAIADPMAFETFDSLGFLLKRQVEFVCTTPDQLEQALTQYYGAAEGEGGGGDAYSVDEDQGEGDAPIIKMVTTLLLEAFKAKASDIHLEPLERSFRVRFRMDGVLHEMQSPPKKLQAAILSRLKIMTGTMSIAEKRLPQDGRIQVKIGKQAIDLRVSTIPTVHGESVVMRILDKSSLVLGLPELGFLSDDQKKFESLINLPDGIVLVTGPTGSGKTTTLYGCLNVINRPDRKLITVEDPVEYQMSGINQVQVNASIGMTFPAALRSMLRQAPNIIMIGEIRDPETASIAVNAALTGHLVLSTLHTNDAPSAIPRLVDIGVQSFLVSSALRAAMAQRLVRRLCPKCKAPAELSEYELKTLGLEASQLANATPMKNVGCDACRGRGFKGRMGIFEIFEIDDEVRHMINNNASTIALRQRARELGMRTLREDGVRKVLAGLTTAEEVITTTMADSH is encoded by the coding sequence GTGCCCCTGAACGACGATTACGTAGTAGATATCCTCCTCGAAGCCGGGCTCGTCACACGCCCCCAGATCCAGGAGGCCCGCGACCAAGCCGCCGGCGGCAACATCACCGAAGAGCTCGTGAAGGCGGGTCTCGTCACGCACGAGGATGTCTCGCGCACCCTTGCCGCGAACAGCGGCATGGAGTTCGTCAGTCTCGCGCAGATCACGGTGCCGCCCAACATTACCGGCATTCTCACGCCCATCGATGCGCGCCGCTACCAGGCGATTCCCATCGCGGAACGTGACGATGCGGTGACGATCGCGATCGCCGATCCCATGGCATTCGAGACGTTCGACAGCCTCGGCTTCCTTCTCAAGCGTCAGGTGGAGTTCGTCTGCACGACTCCCGACCAGCTCGAGCAGGCGCTCACGCAATACTACGGGGCCGCCGAGGGCGAAGGCGGTGGCGGCGATGCCTACAGCGTCGATGAAGACCAGGGCGAGGGCGATGCGCCGATCATCAAGATGGTGACGACGCTGCTCCTCGAGGCCTTCAAGGCCAAGGCGAGCGATATTCACCTGGAACCGCTCGAGCGCAGCTTCCGCGTCCGCTTCCGCATGGACGGCGTTCTGCACGAGATGCAAAGCCCGCCGAAGAAGCTCCAGGCTGCCATCCTCAGCCGCCTGAAGATCATGACAGGCACGATGAGCATCGCCGAAAAGCGCCTTCCGCAGGACGGCCGCATTCAGGTGAAGATCGGCAAGCAGGCCATCGATCTGCGCGTTTCCACGATTCCCACCGTGCACGGCGAAAGCGTCGTCATGCGTATTCTCGACAAGTCCTCGCTCGTGCTCGGCCTGCCGGAACTCGGCTTCCTCAGCGACGACCAGAAGAAATTCGAGAGCCTCATCAATCTTCCCGACGGCATCGTGCTCGTCACCGGCCCGACGGGCTCGGGCAAGACGACCACGCTCTACGGCTGCCTCAACGTCATCAACCGCCCCGACCGCAAGCTCATCACGGTCGAGGATCCCGTGGAATACCAGATGTCCGGCATCAACCAGGTGCAGGTGAACGCCAGCATCGGCATGACGTTTCCCGCCGCGCTTCGCTCCATGCTGCGCCAGGCGCCGAACATCATCATGATCGGTGAGATTCGTGACCCCGAGACTGCGAGCATCGCCGTGAATGCCGCGCTCACGGGTCACCTCGTGCTCTCCACGCTGCACACGAACGACGCGCCGAGCGCCATTCCGCGTCTCGTCGATATCGGCGTGCAGTCGTTTCTCGTTTCCAGTGCGCTGCGGGCCGCCATGGCCCAGCGTCTCGTGCGTCGCCTCTGCCCGAAATGCAAGGCTCCGGCCGAACTCTCCGAATACGAACTCAAGACCCTCGGCCTCGAGGCCTCCCAGCTCGCAAATGCCACTCCGATGAAGAACGTCGGTTGCGACGCCTGCCGTGGGCGCGGCTTCAAGGGCCGCATGGGCATCTTCGAAATCTTCGAGATCGACGACGAAGTGCGTCACATGATCAACAACAACGCCTCGACCATCGCGCTCCGCCAGCGCGCCCGGGAACTTGGCATGCGCACCCTCCGCGAGGACGGCGTTCGCAAGGTCCTCGCCGGTCTCACCACTGCCGAGGAAGTGATCACCACCACCATGGCCGACTCGCACTGA
- a CDS encoding nucleoside monophosphate kinase, with translation MKKYRTYLIFGAPGSGKGTQGKTLGTIPGYFHCACGDVFRSIDTRTPLGQKFLEYSSRGELVPDEVTVELWRVRIEAEVEAHTYKPDIDILVLDGIPRNVAQAEIMSDLIDVRRIFHLSCPDRSKLVSRLQKRAIRDNRLDDANESVIRRRLQTYENESKPLLNYYGPELTYDIDATEPPVVVFSKIIAAAAQDAERDLAASMAAV, from the coding sequence ATGAAAAAATACCGCACTTACTTGATTTTTGGCGCCCCCGGCAGCGGCAAGGGCACGCAGGGCAAAACGCTGGGCACCATCCCGGGCTACTTTCATTGCGCCTGCGGGGATGTTTTTCGGTCCATCGATACGCGCACCCCGCTCGGGCAGAAATTTCTGGAATACTCCAGCCGGGGCGAGCTCGTTCCCGACGAGGTCACCGTGGAACTCTGGCGCGTTCGCATCGAGGCGGAGGTCGAGGCCCACACCTACAAGCCCGACATCGATATTCTCGTGCTCGACGGCATTCCGCGCAACGTCGCGCAGGCCGAGATCATGAGCGATCTCATTGATGTGCGTCGGATTTTTCATCTCTCCTGCCCCGACCGCTCCAAGCTCGTCAGCCGCCTGCAGAAGCGCGCGATCAGGGACAACCGCCTCGACGACGCGAACGAATCCGTCATTCGTCGCCGCCTGCAGACCTACGAGAACGAGTCGAAGCCGCTCTTGAATTATTATGGCCCGGAGCTGACTTACGACATCGACGCCACCGAGCCCCCGGTCGTCGTTTTCTCGAAGATTATTGCCGCGGCCGCGCAGGATGCGGAACGGGATCTTGCGGCCAGCATGGCCGCCGTCTAG
- the fmt gene encoding methionyl-tRNA formyltransferase, giving the protein MRVVYMGTGDIGLPALRSLLARPGCEVVAVVTQPDRPAGRGKRLRAPETRIVAEAAGVSVLQPEKMRAPAAVAELAAFAPDVIVVMAYGQILPRSVLDLPRLACLNLHASILPRHRGAAPIQASILAGDAETGVTVMHMAEGLDTGDMLLTRSFPIAPDETGGSLHDRLADLAPEALAAALDLLEAGSAPRFPQDDALATYAGRLTRDDGRIDWTRPAVEIERLVRAMNPWPAASTELPLADGTRAKVKVFAATVLPEVAGDPGVVLSTGTAGVDVATAGGGLRLLEIQGEGGRRMAAVDWLRGHAVVPGGRAG; this is encoded by the coding sequence ATGCGCGTTGTTTACATGGGCACCGGCGACATTGGGTTGCCGGCGCTGCGTTCCCTGCTTGCGCGCCCCGGCTGTGAGGTGGTGGCCGTGGTCACCCAGCCCGACCGGCCCGCCGGTCGCGGAAAACGCCTGCGCGCTCCGGAGACCAGGATCGTCGCGGAGGCGGCGGGAGTTTCCGTGCTCCAGCCCGAAAAAATGCGAGCCCCGGCGGCGGTCGCGGAGCTGGCTGCCTTTGCCCCGGATGTCATCGTGGTGATGGCCTACGGACAGATCCTTCCGCGCAGCGTCCTCGATCTTCCGCGTCTTGCCTGCCTCAATCTCCATGCATCGATCCTGCCGCGCCATCGCGGTGCCGCGCCCATCCAGGCGTCGATTCTCGCCGGCGACGCCGAGACGGGCGTCACCGTCATGCACATGGCCGAGGGCCTCGATACCGGCGACATGCTCCTGACCCGATCGTTTCCGATTGCTCCCGACGAAACCGGCGGCTCGCTTCACGACCGGCTTGCCGATCTCGCCCCCGAGGCGCTCGCGGCAGCGCTCGATCTGCTCGAGGCCGGTTCCGCTCCGCGATTTCCGCAGGACGATGCCCTCGCCACCTATGCCGGCCGGCTCACGCGCGACGATGGCCGCATCGACTGGACGCGGCCCGCCGTGGAGATCGAGCGGCTCGTTCGGGCCATGAATCCGTGGCCGGCTGCATCCACCGAGCTTCCCTTGGCGGATGGCACGCGGGCGAAAGTGAAGGTCTTTGCGGCGACCGTGTTGCCCGAGGTCGCTGGCGACCCCGGCGTGGTTCTCTCGACTGGCACGGCCGGCGTCGATGTGGCGACGGCGGGCGGCGGCCTGCGCCTGCTCGAGATTCAGGGCGAGGGCGGGCGGCGCATGGCGGCGGTGGACTGGCTGCGCGGGCACGCGGTTGTCCCTGGTGGCCGGGCCGGCTGA
- the pyrH gene encoding UMP kinase has translation MACDFIREHKMTEPATPKYKRIVLKISGEALREPGSRDNISPQIVNSIASQIAEIRSLGVEVAVVVGGGNIWRGLAASHRGMNRTTADYMGMLATVINGMALMSGLEDIGVSVRVQTAIEMNNVAEPFILRRATRHLELGHVVIFVAGTGNPFFSTDTTAALRANEIGAQVILKATKVDGIYDCDPMKNPDAKKFRSISYVDALSRRLEVMDSTAFSLCMDNRMPIIVFDMSDSTNIRRAVLGEPVGSLVSDTTEVA, from the coding sequence GTGGCTTGCGATTTCATCCGCGAGCACAAGATGACCGAGCCCGCGACCCCGAAGTATAAGCGCATCGTCCTTAAAATCAGCGGTGAAGCCCTGCGCGAGCCGGGCAGTCGAGATAATATTTCGCCGCAGATCGTCAACTCGATCGCGAGCCAGATCGCGGAGATCCGCAGTCTCGGCGTCGAGGTTGCCGTCGTCGTCGGCGGGGGCAACATCTGGCGCGGCCTCGCGGCGAGCCACCGCGGGATGAACCGCACCACGGCCGACTACATGGGCATGCTCGCGACGGTCATCAACGGCATGGCGCTCATGAGCGGCCTCGAGGACATTGGCGTCTCCGTGCGCGTGCAGACCGCGATCGAGATGAACAACGTCGCGGAGCCCTTCATCCTCCGCCGAGCCACCCGCCACCTCGAGCTCGGCCACGTCGTGATCTTCGTCGCCGGCACGGGCAATCCCTTTTTCTCGACCGATACCACGGCGGCGCTGCGCGCGAACGAAATCGGTGCGCAGGTCATTCTCAAGGCCACGAAGGTCGACGGCATCTACGATTGCGATCCGATGAAGAATCCGGACGCGAAGAAATTCAGGTCGATCAGCTACGTCGATGCGCTCAGTCGCCGGCTCGAGGTGATGGATTCCACGGCATTCAGCCTTTGCATGGACAACCGCATGCCGATTATCGTTTTTGACATGTCCGACTCGACCAATATTCGCCGCGCCGTGCTCGGCGAACCTGTCGGCTCGCTTGTCTCGGACACCACGGAAGTTGCTTAA
- the frr gene encoding ribosome recycling factor, with protein sequence MDLDEIMLEAEEAMEKAVEFMTHEFASIRTGKASPALVENMDVEAYGSNMKLKQLALITTPEARLIVIQPFDASTTRDIERAINESRLGISPAVDGKMIRIPIPELSEERRRDLVKTIKGIAEDTKVRVRACRRDALDGAKKLEKEGDITEDDLESAEKEIQKITDKQIASVEQHFSAKEAEIMKV encoded by the coding sequence ATGGATTTGGACGAAATCATGCTGGAGGCCGAGGAGGCCATGGAAAAAGCCGTCGAGTTCATGACGCACGAATTCGCGTCGATCCGGACAGGCAAGGCCTCGCCGGCGCTCGTCGAGAACATGGACGTCGAGGCCTACGGGTCGAACATGAAGCTCAAGCAGCTCGCGCTCATCACGACGCCCGAGGCGCGCCTGATCGTGATTCAGCCGTTCGATGCCTCCACGACGCGCGACATCGAGCGCGCGATCAACGAGTCCCGCCTCGGCATCTCGCCCGCCGTCGATGGCAAGATGATCCGCATTCCGATTCCGGAGCTTTCCGAGGAACGCCGCCGCGATCTCGTGAAGACGATCAAGGGCATTGCCGAGGATACGAAGGTGCGCGTGCGCGCCTGCCGTCGCGACGCCCTCGATGGCGCGAAGAAACTCGAAAAGGAAGGCGACATTACCGAGGACGACCTCGAGTCCGCCGAAAAGGAAATCCAGAAGATCACCGACAAGCAGATCGCCTCGGTGGAACAGCATTTCTCGGCCAAGGAAGCCGAGATCATGAAGGTCTGA
- a CDS encoding glycosyltransferase family 9 protein, whose product MDRVVYAIVLVVVTAIRALPLKVCFALGWSIGAVLWAILPGYRRLARENLQRAFDGEKSPAAVRRLTFRHFTALGANACCAFKMAAMTEAQIHDCLTIENGERVLEALRKNRGVVLIISHIGNWELFAQLSHLGPGYQLATIYQAIRNRGVDELINGDRRRKGVIPLDRKRGVARAMSILREGGLVGVLIDQHAGDAGIWMPFFNSLASTSPLAATLATRTNAVVLPCAIYTDGFARWRFVVDAEVDYNDSDADALTATLNRTLETQIRRSPADWFWVHNRWKVPHPDFLLAQTKRGLYLPAGTDPMTLRPFRILIRSSNWLGDAVMSSLAVRAIKEGRPDARVTVLTRDKLADYWRSMPEVDEVIGVPEDAGVFKVGWRLRGRFDVAVLFPNSARSALEVWIGGIRRRVGYLGHNREWMLNQIIPEPKKEIRPRHHAARYLRMAEKMGAPSIPLSFPTAPCPTGPIRIGVCPGAEYGGAKRWYPQRFRRMMQQVSAQIDCTWVVVGVGRDVPLANELLEGLDGKVENLTGRTSLGQLIEELRDMHTLVTNDTGTMHLAASLGTPVVALFGSTEPLLTRPLGPDHTIIRHQVECSPCFQRECPLDFRCMEAITVDEVAEAVIAKVNQRMNSAVPTN is encoded by the coding sequence ATGGACCGCGTGGTTTACGCCATCGTGCTCGTGGTGGTCACGGCCATCCGGGCGCTTCCGCTCAAAGTTTGCTTCGCCCTCGGTTGGTCGATCGGGGCGGTGCTGTGGGCGATCCTGCCGGGCTACCGCCGGCTCGCAAGGGAAAATTTACAGCGGGCGTTCGACGGCGAAAAATCCCCGGCCGCCGTGCGCCGGCTGACGTTTCGCCACTTCACCGCGCTGGGCGCCAATGCGTGCTGCGCCTTCAAGATGGCGGCGATGACCGAGGCGCAGATCCACGATTGCCTGACGATCGAAAATGGCGAGAGGGTCCTCGAAGCCCTTCGAAAGAACCGAGGCGTCGTCCTCATCATCAGCCACATCGGCAACTGGGAACTCTTTGCGCAGCTCAGTCATCTCGGGCCCGGTTACCAGTTGGCCACGATCTACCAGGCGATTCGCAATCGCGGTGTCGACGAGCTCATCAACGGCGACCGGCGGCGGAAGGGCGTCATTCCCCTCGACCGCAAGCGCGGCGTCGCGCGGGCGATGTCCATTCTGCGCGAGGGAGGGCTCGTGGGTGTGCTCATCGACCAGCACGCGGGAGATGCCGGCATCTGGATGCCGTTTTTCAACTCGCTGGCATCGACCTCGCCGCTGGCGGCCACGCTCGCGACCCGCACGAATGCCGTGGTGCTGCCCTGCGCGATCTATACGGACGGATTCGCCCGCTGGCGTTTTGTGGTCGACGCAGAAGTCGATTACAATGATTCCGACGCCGATGCCCTTACCGCCACGCTCAATCGCACGCTCGAAACCCAGATCCGCCGCTCGCCCGCCGACTGGTTCTGGGTTCATAACCGCTGGAAGGTTCCCCATCCGGACTTCCTGCTCGCGCAGACGAAGCGCGGCCTCTATTTACCCGCAGGCACCGACCCCATGACCCTCCGCCCCTTCCGCATTCTTATCCGCTCGAGTAACTGGCTCGGCGACGCCGTGATGAGTTCCCTCGCCGTTCGCGCGATCAAGGAAGGCCGCCCCGATGCCCGCGTGACCGTGCTCACGCGCGACAAACTCGCGGACTACTGGCGCTCGATGCCCGAGGTCGACGAAGTGATCGGCGTGCCCGAGGACGCCGGTGTTTTCAAGGTCGGCTGGCGCCTGCGCGGTCGCTTCGACGTCGCGGTGCTGTTTCCGAATTCCGCCCGCAGTGCGCTCGAAGTCTGGATCGGAGGCATTCGCCGCCGCGTCGGCTATCTCGGCCACAATCGCGAGTGGATGCTCAACCAGATCATCCCCGAGCCGAAGAAGGAGATCCGCCCGCGCCATCATGCCGCCCGCTATCTGCGCATGGCCGAGAAAATGGGCGCTCCGTCGATCCCCCTCTCGTTCCCCACGGCCCCCTGCCCGACCGGGCCCATCCGCATCGGCGTGTGCCCCGGCGCGGAATACGGGGGCGCGAAGCGCTGGTATCCGCAGCGTTTCCGCCGGATGATGCAGCAGGTCTCCGCGCAGATCGACTGCACGTGGGTGGTCGTCGGCGTCGGCAGGGACGTGCCGCTGGCGAACGAATTACTCGAAGGACTCGACGGCAAGGTGGAGAACCTCACCGGACGCACATCCCTCGGCCAGCTCATCGAGGAGCTGCGCGACATGCACACGCTCGTGACGAACGACACCGGCACGATGCACCTTGCCGCCTCGCTCGGCACGCCGGTGGTCGCGCTGTTTGGCTCGACGGAGCCGCTGCTCACGCGCCCGCTCGGTCCCGATCACACGATCATCCGGCACCAGGTCGAATGCAGCCCGTGCTTTCAGCGGGAATGCCCTCTCGACTTCCGCTGCATGGAGGCGATCACGGTCGACGAAGTCGCCGAAGCCGTGATCGCAAAGGTGAACCAGCGGATGAATTCCGCCGTCCCAACGAACTAA